A window from Dehalobacter sp. DCA encodes these proteins:
- a CDS encoding sulfide/dihydroorotate dehydrogenase-like FAD/NAD-binding protein, with the protein MFTVVKKQQLSETIVLLEVLATEVAKKAQPGEFVIVRQNEDSERIPLTIMDFNREKGTITIVIQEAGYSSHLITRMREGDSFVTFVGPLGQETEIENYGTVLCIGGGVGIAPVHPIARALKEAGNKVISILGARSKGLLILEEEMRAVSDEVVITTDDGSYGMKGFVTHGIQSVLDRGIKVDAIWAIGPVVMMKSVANFTKPLGIKTIVSMNPVMVDGTGMCGACRLDVGGETKFACVDGPEFDGHKVDFDLAMKRSAFYKTEEAVTYNKIKHECQCTKEGK; encoded by the coding sequence ATGTTCACAGTTGTAAAAAAACAACAACTATCTGAGACGATTGTCTTACTTGAAGTTTTGGCAACGGAAGTCGCCAAGAAAGCTCAACCCGGTGAATTTGTCATAGTTCGCCAAAATGAAGACTCTGAAAGGATTCCTTTGACCATCATGGATTTTAACCGGGAAAAAGGGACCATCACCATCGTCATCCAGGAAGCGGGTTATTCGTCCCACTTGATTACCCGGATGCGAGAAGGGGATTCTTTTGTAACATTTGTAGGACCGCTTGGACAAGAAACAGAAATTGAGAATTATGGTACGGTTCTGTGTATTGGCGGCGGTGTCGGCATAGCGCCGGTTCATCCGATTGCGCGGGCACTAAAAGAAGCAGGTAACAAGGTCATCTCCATTCTAGGAGCAAGAAGTAAAGGCCTGCTGATCCTCGAGGAAGAAATGCGAGCAGTCAGCGATGAAGTTGTCATCACAACAGACGACGGTTCTTATGGTATGAAAGGGTTTGTCACCCACGGCATCCAGTCCGTTTTAGACCGGGGAATCAAAGTCGACGCGATCTGGGCTATCGGTCCGGTCGTTATGATGAAATCTGTAGCGAACTTTACCAAACCGCTCGGGATTAAAACAATTGTCAGTATGAATCCGGTTATGGTTGACGGCACAGGAATGTGCGGCGCCTGCAGACTCGATGTCGGTGGCGAAACTAAGTTTGCCTGTGTTGACGGACCGGAATTTGACGGCCATAAAGTAGATTTTGACTTGGCCATGAAACGTTCGGCTTTCTACAAAACTGAAGAAGCTGTCACTTATAACAAAATCAAGCATGAGTGCCAGTGCACAAAGGAGGGTAAATAA
- a CDS encoding SDR family NAD(P)-dependent oxidoreductase, with translation MLLQGKKLIITAGVTGCGKAIAEGAAREGASVVTVSRALPTDERAVKVIETCRSLGAGSFKHIQLDVSDRDAVFQVFDEAVAFLGGLDCLVSSAAFESGCYSDAVNAAKLRQVFDVNVNGTIFANQAAFKHMRTKGGSIINLGSFAGINGVEGETAYSVSKGAVHTFSRLVAKEWGKYNIRVNVMLPVVATDFARQAYLNCDDEYRATLDALLNSTIFLGDKWGFDRHGDVNEAANAAIFLASDMSKYITGQIIGVDGGMFMGR, from the coding sequence ATGTTATTGCAAGGGAAAAAGCTCATCATCACCGCTGGTGTCACCGGCTGCGGCAAGGCTATCGCCGAGGGAGCCGCCAGGGAAGGTGCGTCGGTAGTCACCGTATCTCGCGCTCTGCCCACCGATGAACGAGCCGTTAAGGTCATCGAGACCTGCCGCAGCCTGGGCGCGGGTTCCTTCAAGCACATCCAACTGGACGTCAGCGACCGCGACGCTGTTTTCCAAGTCTTCGACGAAGCCGTCGCCTTTTTGGGCGGCCTGGACTGCCTGGTCAGTTCCGCCGCGTTTGAGAGCGGCTGCTATTCCGACGCAGTAAACGCGGCCAAGTTGCGGCAGGTGTTTGACGTCAATGTCAACGGCACTATCTTCGCCAATCAGGCTGCCTTCAAACACATGCGGACCAAGGGCGGCTCCATCATCAACCTAGGTTCATTCGCCGGGATCAACGGTGTGGAAGGCGAGACAGCGTACAGTGTTTCCAAAGGCGCGGTGCATACCTTCTCTCGCTTGGTCGCCAAAGAGTGGGGCAAATATAATATTCGGGTCAATGTCATGCTGCCGGTGGTCGCCACCGATTTTGCCAGGCAAGCCTATCTCAATTGCGATGACGAGTACCGAGCCACCCTGGATGCTCTTTTGAACAGCACTATCTTTCTGGGCGACAAGTGGGGCTTTGACCGGCACGGCGATGTGAACGAAGCCGCCAACGCCGCCATCTTCCTTGCCAGTGACATGTCCAAGTACATCACCGGGCAAATAATCGGCGTTGACGGCGGTATGTTCATGGGTCGTTAG
- a CDS encoding TetR/AcrR family transcriptional regulator C-terminal domain-containing protein: MSIGTKKALADSLLDLCKTMPMQKITINDITKHCVASRQTFYNYFYDKQELIEWIFTSNYDSFQEEFKDLDRFAVKTARLFYENKKFYTTVMLMKGQNCFYETFNKMSYENMRNHIVLDFGPQKLTEVVDYSLEFWISGASSMLLKWIMSGMPFPPEELVDKNKKNMPDVLQKYFS; encoded by the coding sequence ATGTCCATCGGGACTAAGAAAGCGTTGGCTGATTCTTTACTTGATTTATGCAAGACCATGCCCATGCAAAAGATCACTATAAATGATATTACGAAGCATTGTGTGGCCAGCAGACAGACGTTTTATAATTATTTTTATGACAAACAAGAGCTGATCGAATGGATATTTACCAGCAATTATGACAGTTTTCAGGAGGAATTTAAGGATTTAGACAGGTTTGCGGTAAAAACTGCCCGTCTGTTTTATGAAAACAAGAAGTTTTATACCACTGTCATGCTGATGAAAGGACAAAACTGCTTCTATGAAACATTCAACAAGATGAGCTATGAAAATATGCGCAATCATATCGTCCTTGATTTTGGTCCTCAGAAGTTGACAGAAGTTGTGGATTACAGTCTGGAGTTCTGGATATCTGGCGCGTCAAGTATGCTTCTGAAATGGATCATGTCCGGGATGCCTTTCCCACCGGAAGAGCTCGTAGATAAAAACAAAAAAAATATGCCCGATGTGCTGCAGAAATATTTTTCGTAA
- a CDS encoding YaiI/YqxD family protein, translating to MKILVDADACPVKELIVSCAKQFELPVIMIIDTSHELKDDYSTVITVDQDRDSVDFALMKRLDREDIVVTQDYGLAALVLGKGARAINQNGLIYTDNNIERLLFERHVGQKVRRGGGRTTNVKKRTKEDNERFRMAFLRLIEKTQNKYV from the coding sequence ATGAAAATATTGGTTGACGCGGATGCCTGTCCGGTAAAGGAGCTCATTGTGAGCTGCGCGAAACAATTTGAACTTCCGGTCATCATGATCATCGATACTTCCCATGAACTGAAGGACGACTACAGTACGGTGATCACCGTGGACCAGGACCGGGACAGTGTGGATTTTGCACTGATGAAGCGGTTGGACAGGGAGGACATTGTTGTCACGCAGGATTACGGACTGGCGGCGCTTGTTCTGGGGAAAGGCGCCAGGGCCATTAATCAAAATGGTCTTATTTATACCGACAATAATATTGAACGCCTCCTTTTTGAACGTCACGTCGGACAAAAGGTACGGCGCGGGGGTGGAAGAACCACAAATGTTAAAAAAAGGACCAAAGAAGACAATGAACGGTTCAGGATGGCTTTCCTAAGGCTGATCGAAAAAACCCAAAATAAATACGTCTAA
- the recQ gene encoding DNA helicase RecQ, producing the protein MIARAKEALLKYFGYREFREGQEQVIESLLQRQDTLAIMPTGAGKSIAYQIPAVLFEGVTLVISPLISLMKDQVDSLRQTGIPATFINSSISPKETWSRIDRMQRGEYKLVYLAPERLESEEFLARLNGLPIHFVAVDEAHCVSQWGHDFRPSYLRISKFLQSLPARPLVGAFTATATEEVRQDIIRMLGLRKPNCFITGFDRPNLKFSVLRGENKKVFVQNRLRNNRDDSGIIYAATRKDVDRLYKLLKGQGFSVGCYHAGLPDQERKRNQEKFIYDEIAVMVATNAFGMGIDKSNVRFVIHYNMPKNIESYYQEAGRAGRDGEPAECFLLFGPQDVQIQKMMIEETIFQEQRVANEYKKLQAMVDYCHTSRCLRQTILEYFGETESPDKCRNCSNCDDDRKKVDVTLDAQKILSCVYRMKERFGSALVAEVLKGSQNKKVLQFGLDRLSTHGIMKDTPLQEIKDRISFLAAEGYLVVAGGQYPVMKLAPKAAAVLKSEEKVYQIQVQREEVSLTAVEQIFERLRALRKQIAQQEGLPPYMIFPDSTLREMAQNCPQDRNALIRVNGVGERKLQKYGDLFLTEIKEALQGHENIG; encoded by the coding sequence ATGATTGCCAGAGCAAAAGAAGCCCTGCTCAAGTATTTTGGTTATCGGGAATTCAGAGAAGGGCAGGAACAAGTCATTGAAAGCCTGCTTCAGAGGCAGGATACGTTAGCCATTATGCCTACAGGGGCAGGCAAATCGATTGCGTATCAGATTCCGGCGGTTCTGTTTGAAGGGGTTACGCTGGTTATTTCCCCTTTGATCTCTCTAATGAAAGATCAAGTGGACAGCCTCAGGCAAACCGGGATTCCGGCTACGTTTATCAACAGCTCTATTTCTCCGAAAGAGACCTGGTCGCGCATTGACAGGATGCAGCGGGGAGAGTATAAACTGGTCTATCTAGCTCCGGAGCGTCTGGAGTCCGAAGAGTTCCTTGCCAGGTTGAATGGACTGCCAATCCATTTTGTGGCTGTAGACGAAGCGCACTGTGTTTCCCAGTGGGGCCATGACTTTCGCCCGAGCTATTTGCGGATCAGCAAGTTTCTTCAATCTCTGCCCGCAAGGCCTTTGGTCGGGGCTTTTACGGCTACGGCCACCGAGGAAGTCAGGCAGGATATTATCCGCATGCTGGGCCTTAGGAAACCCAATTGCTTTATCACGGGATTTGACAGGCCGAACCTGAAGTTTTCGGTTCTTCGCGGTGAAAACAAGAAGGTATTTGTTCAGAATCGTCTGAGAAATAACCGCGATGATTCAGGAATTATCTATGCCGCAACGCGCAAAGATGTCGACAGACTCTATAAATTGCTGAAAGGACAGGGATTCTCAGTCGGCTGTTACCATGCCGGTTTGCCCGATCAGGAACGAAAGCGCAATCAGGAAAAGTTTATCTATGACGAGATTGCTGTGATGGTGGCAACAAACGCTTTCGGCATGGGAATCGATAAATCCAATGTCCGGTTTGTGATCCATTACAACATGCCCAAGAACATTGAATCCTATTATCAGGAAGCTGGCAGGGCGGGCCGTGACGGAGAGCCGGCAGAGTGTTTTTTGCTTTTTGGCCCCCAGGACGTGCAGATTCAGAAAATGATGATTGAAGAAACCATATTTCAGGAACAGCGTGTGGCCAATGAGTATAAAAAACTGCAGGCCATGGTCGATTACTGCCATACATCGAGATGTTTAAGGCAGACCATTCTGGAGTATTTCGGAGAAACAGAAAGTCCGGATAAATGCCGGAATTGCAGCAACTGTGACGATGACCGGAAAAAGGTTGATGTAACTCTGGATGCCCAAAAAATCCTGTCCTGTGTTTACCGGATGAAGGAACGTTTTGGTTCGGCGTTGGTAGCCGAGGTGCTCAAAGGCTCCCAGAACAAAAAGGTCCTTCAGTTTGGGCTGGACAGACTATCTACCCATGGGATCATGAAGGACACACCGCTGCAGGAGATTAAGGACAGGATCAGTTTCCTGGCAGCCGAAGGTTATCTCGTGGTTGCAGGCGGTCAGTATCCGGTAATGAAGCTTGCGCCGAAAGCGGCGGCTGTGCTTAAAAGTGAGGAAAAAGTGTATCAGATTCAGGTGCAACGGGAAGAAGTATCGCTCACCGCCGTTGAACAAATCTTTGAAAGACTGCGGGCCTTGCGCAAACAGATTGCCCAGCAGGAGGGATTACCTCCGTACATGATTTTTCCGGACAGCACGCTCAGGGAAATGGCTCAAAACTGTCCGCAGGACAGAAATGCGCTGATCCGGGTAAATGGCGTTGGCGAAAGGAAACTGCAGAAATACGGGGATTTATTTTTAACCGAGATCAAGGAGGCCCTGCAAGGACATGAAAATATTGGTTGA
- a CDS encoding M56 family metallopeptidase has translation MNSLMTVFSTVVGMSMTASYVALGVILIRLLLKRVPKIFSYLLWLAVFFRLVCPGSFTSVFSFLNVVKPAMLPDALPETLVMAGLENINYAINGTVDSSVGSTLPLDAVMGVSPLSMMMLTGSMVWITGVMVLLIWNIFSYFKIAGKIKTATLLDASLPHIYETDQISTPFVFGFRRPRIYLPAGISSRELPYVLAHETVHIKRRDYLIKPAAFLLLIIHWFNPLMWLCFALMVKDMEMSCDETVIRNKGQEIKADYSNSLLALAVQKNSFWQATPLAFGENNIKERIKNVIHYRKPRVWIGAAIIIVITALMIGFIANPINGTATGQKTYSGYAVDKLLANKTPYVGNASKVIALIDAMPLPEGVVRDKVELQTSAEPYGITINYRINNASAITAEDGIIGNVFDRNAILLFALVDNVQIINIRFADSTGQLEGYSWSKSRSRIEQVMQGDVRLYSDNIGKLKELIDRLSSVYVSYGYTDGNTVANNANKVKNCLEKIMTSPMASSNPYDYLNAHPAEVETIIAMDEKALPYLFSEFAKGGQTGLKGSLMEILCRKILGSEDIKYASTNHQDWYDSYKKHIQEITDKNSLVWVQDHYPKGVLILGGEQN, from the coding sequence ATGAACAGCTTGATGACAGTTTTCAGTACTGTTGTCGGTATGAGCATGACAGCTTCCTATGTGGCTCTCGGTGTGATCCTGATTCGCCTGCTTCTGAAAAGGGTACCGAAAATCTTTTCTTATTTGTTATGGCTGGCGGTTTTCTTCAGACTGGTTTGTCCTGGTTCATTTACCTCGGTTTTCAGTTTCCTAAACGTTGTCAAACCCGCCATGCTGCCTGATGCTTTGCCTGAGACGCTGGTGATGGCAGGCCTTGAGAACATAAATTATGCGATAAACGGTACAGTAGACAGCTCAGTTGGCAGTACGCTGCCTCTGGACGCAGTAATGGGTGTAAGTCCGCTTTCTATGATGATGTTAACTGGTAGCATGGTCTGGATTACCGGAGTGATGGTGCTGCTGATTTGGAATATTTTTTCCTATTTTAAAATTGCAGGAAAGATCAAAACGGCTACGCTGCTGGATGCTTCTTTACCGCATATTTACGAGACAGATCAAATCAGCACGCCGTTTGTTTTTGGCTTTAGGAGACCGAGAATTTATTTGCCTGCAGGCATTTCGTCCCGGGAATTACCCTATGTATTGGCGCATGAAACGGTACATATTAAGAGACGCGATTATCTGATTAAACCGGCGGCATTTCTGCTTCTAATCATCCATTGGTTTAATCCGCTGATGTGGCTCTGCTTTGCGCTGATGGTTAAGGACATGGAAATGTCCTGCGATGAAACGGTTATCAGAAACAAGGGGCAAGAGATCAAAGCGGATTATTCCAATTCCCTGCTGGCGTTGGCAGTTCAGAAGAACAGCTTTTGGCAGGCTACCCCTTTAGCTTTCGGTGAAAACAATATTAAAGAGAGAATCAAAAATGTGATCCATTACAGAAAGCCCCGTGTTTGGATTGGCGCGGCTATAATTATCGTGATCACGGCGTTGATGATTGGATTCATAGCGAACCCGATAAATGGGACGGCTACAGGGCAGAAAACGTACTCAGGCTACGCGGTCGATAAATTACTGGCCAACAAAACACCGTATGTAGGCAATGCGAGCAAGGTTATCGCGCTGATTGACGCGATGCCTTTGCCGGAAGGGGTTGTCCGGGATAAAGTTGAGTTGCAGACGTCCGCTGAGCCATATGGCATAACCATTAATTATCGGATTAATAACGCTTCGGCGATTACGGCAGAAGACGGAATCATCGGAAATGTGTTTGACCGCAATGCCATTTTGCTCTTTGCTTTGGTGGACAACGTCCAAATCATTAACATTCGATTTGCCGACAGTACTGGGCAATTGGAAGGGTATAGCTGGTCAAAGTCAAGGAGCCGGATTGAGCAGGTCATGCAAGGAGATGTACGTCTTTATTCCGACAATATCGGAAAGCTGAAAGAACTGATTGACCGCTTGAGCAGCGTCTATGTCAGTTATGGATATACAGATGGGAATACAGTAGCCAATAATGCGAATAAGGTTAAAAATTGTCTGGAGAAGATCATGACATCACCAATGGCTTCCTCAAATCCCTATGATTATTTGAATGCGCATCCGGCAGAGGTTGAAACAATTATTGCCATGGATGAAAAAGCACTGCCTTACCTATTCTCCGAATTTGCAAAAGGCGGGCAGACAGGCTTAAAGGGAAGTCTTATGGAGATCCTATGCCGAAAGATCCTTGGCAGTGAGGATATCAAATATGCCAGTACGAATCATCAGGACTGGTATGATTCCTATAAGAAACATATCCAGGAGATAACAGATAAAAATAGTTTGGTCTGGGTGCAGGATCATTATCCGAAAGGTGTACTTATTTTGGGGGGAGAACAGAATTAA
- a CDS encoding BlaI/MecI/CopY family transcriptional regulator, giving the protein MENYKLFDAEYKFVSIVWEKEPVNSTELARLSLERLGWKKSTTYTVLRKLCERGILDNADAVVTSLVKKEEVQKYESQSLIEKNFEGSLPQFLTAFLDRKKLTAKEAEELKRIIEEAMQ; this is encoded by the coding sequence ATGGAGAACTATAAATTATTTGATGCGGAGTATAAATTTGTCAGTATCGTCTGGGAAAAAGAACCGGTGAATTCGACTGAGCTTGCACGGCTTTCTTTGGAAAGACTGGGCTGGAAGAAGTCAACCACTTACACGGTTTTGCGAAAACTATGTGAACGGGGCATTTTAGACAATGCTGATGCAGTAGTCACTTCACTTGTTAAAAAGGAAGAAGTGCAGAAGTATGAAAGCCAATCTTTAATTGAAAAAAATTTTGAAGGTTCTCTGCCGCAGTTTTTAACAGCATTTCTCGATCGGAAAAAGCTTACAGCTAAGGAAGCTGAAGAACTGAAAAGAATTATTGAGGAGGCGATGCAATGA
- the abc-f gene encoding ribosomal protection-like ABC-F family protein, translating into MALINIDHLTFCYDGSYDNIFENISFQIDTDWKLGFTGRNGRGKTTFLQLLCGKYQYRGTIESPVSFDYFPFQVTDPSQNVIEVVASICPVFEHWELQKELSLLEVAEDVLKLPFAALSQGEQTKVLLAALFIKPHNFLLIDEPTNHLDIEGRRVVGKYLNRKTGFILVSHDRVFLDRCIDHILTINKTNIELQKGNFSTWWVNKERMDSFETAENDRLQKEIKQLSAAARRTANWSDKIEKTKKGTLNSGIKPDKGYIGHQAAKMMKRSKVIEARQQKNIQTKEKLLKNIELADSLNIKPLSHPKNTLVELRDLAIYYADRKVCENVHFTVERGERVALSGRNGCGKSSVLKLLIGEDLVFSGKVNIGSNLRISYISQDTAYLQGSLRSFAEQYQIEESRFLTILHKLDFSGVQFEKDMRMFSAGQKKKVLLAKSLCEQAHLYIWDEPLNYIDVLSRMQIEDLIVRYRPTLLFVEHDSAFVQSVATKYIRL; encoded by the coding sequence ATGGCGTTGATTAACATCGACCATTTAACGTTTTGCTATGACGGCAGTTATGACAATATTTTTGAAAATATATCTTTTCAGATCGATACGGACTGGAAACTTGGGTTCACTGGCCGGAACGGGCGCGGTAAAACGACCTTTTTGCAGCTGCTGTGCGGGAAATACCAGTACCGTGGAACAATTGAATCCCCCGTGTCTTTTGATTATTTTCCTTTTCAGGTTACCGATCCCAGTCAAAATGTCATTGAGGTAGTGGCAAGTATCTGCCCTGTTTTTGAACATTGGGAACTTCAGAAAGAATTGTCATTGCTCGAAGTCGCAGAGGATGTCCTGAAGCTGCCTTTTGCGGCCTTAAGCCAGGGGGAGCAGACCAAGGTTTTGCTTGCAGCACTGTTCATTAAACCCCACAACTTTCTTTTGATCGATGAACCGACCAACCATTTGGACATAGAGGGTAGGCGCGTTGTCGGGAAATATCTGAACAGGAAAACCGGCTTCATCCTGGTTTCGCATGACAGGGTTTTTCTGGACCGTTGTATCGACCATATCCTGACCATCAATAAAACCAATATTGAACTTCAAAAAGGCAATTTTTCAACGTGGTGGGTCAATAAAGAGAGAATGGACTCGTTTGAAACAGCGGAGAATGACAGGCTGCAGAAAGAGATCAAACAATTATCGGCAGCAGCCAGGCGGACGGCCAACTGGTCGGATAAAATCGAGAAAACCAAGAAGGGTACGCTGAACTCCGGCATCAAACCGGATAAAGGCTATATCGGCCACCAGGCGGCAAAAATGATGAAACGGTCCAAAGTGATCGAAGCTCGGCAGCAAAAGAACATCCAGACGAAAGAAAAACTTTTAAAAAATATCGAGCTGGCCGACAGCCTGAATATAAAACCCCTTTCACACCCGAAAAATACACTTGTGGAATTACGTGACCTGGCAATCTATTATGCGGACAGGAAGGTCTGCGAGAATGTTCATTTTACTGTAGAGAGAGGAGAGCGGGTGGCCTTAAGTGGCAGGAATGGCTGCGGCAAGTCCAGTGTTTTAAAGCTGCTGATTGGAGAAGATCTTGTCTTCAGCGGCAAGGTCAATATTGGAAGTAATCTAAGAATCTCCTATATTTCGCAGGATACCGCTTACCTGCAGGGTAGTCTGCGAAGTTTTGCGGAGCAGTACCAGATTGAGGAAAGCCGTTTTCTGACCATTCTGCACAAGCTCGATTTCTCAGGCGTTCAGTTCGAAAAAGATATGCGTATGTTCAGCGCAGGGCAGAAGAAAAAGGTGCTCCTGGCCAAAAGCCTCTGCGAGCAGGCCCATCTGTATATCTGGGATGAACCACTGAACTATATTGACGTTCTGTCCCGGATGCAGATTGAGGACCTCATTGTAAGATACCGGCCGACCCTGCTGTTTGTGGAGCATGATAGTGCGTTTGTGCAATCAGTGGCAACAAAATATATCAGGCTTTGA
- a CDS encoding SufB/SufD family protein, which yields MLNAIDKKILAEVADLHEIPHGAYNIRKNGEKAGRNTTANIDIITKQDKPGIDIIVKPGTKGESVHIPVILSEGMDDLVYNTFEIGADSDVLIVAGCGIHNPGSKKAQHDGVHEFFVRKGAKMKYVEKHYGEGDGSGERILNPKTIIEVEEGGVAELEMVQIRGVDQTKRDTEVRLHKNARLIVMERLLTTTNQNAESNITVELTGEDAAAQIISRSVAQDNSTQVFHLNMRGYAQCRGHIQCDSIIMDQAKVSSIPEISAFHSDAQLIHEAAIGRIANDQLIKLMTLGLTEKEAEDMILQGFLA from the coding sequence ATGTTGAATGCGATCGATAAAAAAATTCTGGCTGAAGTCGCTGATTTGCATGAAATACCTCATGGAGCCTATAATATCCGTAAAAATGGTGAGAAAGCAGGACGAAATACGACTGCAAATATTGATATTATCACCAAGCAGGACAAGCCTGGCATTGATATCATTGTGAAACCCGGAACCAAAGGAGAAAGCGTGCATATTCCGGTTATTCTATCTGAAGGGATGGATGACCTCGTTTACAATACATTTGAAATTGGTGCCGACTCGGACGTTCTGATTGTGGCCGGCTGCGGGATTCATAACCCGGGAAGCAAGAAAGCCCAGCATGATGGCGTTCACGAATTTTTTGTTCGTAAGGGCGCCAAGATGAAGTATGTGGAAAAACACTACGGCGAAGGCGATGGCAGCGGGGAAAGGATTTTGAATCCGAAGACGATTATTGAAGTCGAAGAGGGCGGCGTGGCTGAGCTGGAAATGGTTCAGATTAGAGGTGTCGACCAAACCAAAAGGGATACGGAAGTGCGCCTGCACAAGAACGCGCGTCTGATTGTCATGGAAAGACTGCTGACTACCACCAACCAGAATGCCGAATCCAATATTACAGTTGAGCTGACAGGAGAAGATGCTGCCGCCCAGATCATTTCACGTTCCGTGGCGCAGGATAATTCCACCCAAGTTTTTCATTTGAATATGCGCGGCTATGCCCAATGCCGCGGACATATTCAATGTGATTCGATTATTATGGATCAAGCGAAAGTTTCTTCTATTCCGGAAATTTCGGCCTTCCATTCGGATGCTCAGCTGATCCATGAGGCGGCGATCGGCAGGATTGCAAACGATCAGCTGATCAAGCTGATGACGCTTGGCCTCACGGAAAAAGAAGCTGAAGATATGATTCTGCAGGGTTTTCTAGCCTAG
- a CDS encoding ABC transporter ATP-binding protein: MLELINVGLTLDDDKGTDVEILENISLTLDKKRIYVMTGPNGGGKSSIAKVIMGIYQPTAGKILLDGTDITGMGITERARLGIGYAFQSPPRFKGMKVRDILKLAAGPDKEVNSCDLLYDVGLCAQDYLDREINASFSGGELKRVEIASILARNLKVAVFDEPEAGIDLWSFQKLTETFQNLNKKYDTTIVIISHQERILRLADQVVLVSDGKISEVTTKAKILGEIELLDSNCECRNNCTIVGGKAQC, encoded by the coding sequence ATGTTAGAACTGATAAATGTCGGCCTGACGTTAGACGATGACAAGGGAACAGATGTAGAAATTCTTGAGAACATCAGTCTCACCCTGGATAAGAAAAGAATTTACGTCATGACAGGTCCGAACGGGGGAGGAAAATCCTCGATCGCCAAAGTGATTATGGGTATTTACCAGCCTACGGCAGGGAAAATACTTTTGGATGGTACCGATATTACCGGTATGGGAATTACGGAAAGAGCACGACTGGGTATCGGCTATGCGTTTCAGTCACCGCCCCGTTTCAAAGGAATGAAGGTCCGCGATATTTTGAAGCTGGCTGCCGGTCCGGATAAAGAGGTAAATTCCTGTGATTTGCTTTATGATGTGGGTTTATGTGCGCAGGATTATTTGGACAGGGAAATTAATGCGAGCTTTTCGGGCGGGGAATTAAAGAGAGTTGAAATTGCCAGTATTTTAGCGCGCAACCTGAAAGTGGCTGTCTTTGATGAACCGGAAGCAGGGATTGACCTGTGGAGCTTCCAGAAGCTGACCGAGACGTTCCAAAATTTAAATAAAAAGTATGACACGACGATCGTGATTATCTCTCACCAGGAGAGGATTCTCCGTCTGGCCGACCAGGTTGTTTTAGTGTCCGACGGAAAAATCAGCGAAGTGACCACCAAGGCTAAAATTCTGGGTGAAATCGAGCTGCTGGATTCCAACTGCGAATGCAGAAATAACTGTACCATTGTAGGAGGAAAAGCCCAATGTTGA
- a CDS encoding DUF2284 domain-containing protein has protein sequence MDLRERLIEIFTKLGFDEYREIKVDNIVFSQDVFNQCARNTCGNFGKNHACPPGAGTEEERKARVQKYGHAFILCKIISIRSRKEMKESVEILDNLNKALRKEFTADDVLIMGAGPCTLCEKCSALEEEPCRFPDKKQYSMEGSGIDVVRMSIDQNMTYNAGMGKVGFFTLVLYNH, from the coding sequence ATGGATCTAAGAGAGCGGTTAATCGAAATATTCACAAAATTGGGATTTGATGAATACAGAGAAATCAAAGTTGATAACATTGTTTTTTCACAGGATGTATTCAATCAGTGCGCCAGAAATACCTGCGGGAATTTTGGAAAGAACCATGCCTGTCCGCCCGGAGCAGGTACGGAGGAGGAAAGAAAAGCCAGGGTTCAGAAATACGGTCACGCTTTCATTCTCTGCAAAATTATCTCGATCCGTTCCAGAAAAGAAATGAAGGAGTCGGTTGAGATTCTGGATAATCTGAACAAAGCGCTGCGGAAAGAATTCACTGCGGATGATGTTCTGATCATGGGCGCAGGTCCTTGCACATTGTGCGAGAAATGCTCGGCCCTTGAGGAAGAGCCCTGCCGCTTCCCGGACAAAAAGCAATATTCGATGGAAGGCAGCGGGATCGATGTCGTCCGGATGTCCATAGACCAGAATATGACGTATAACGCAGGAATGGGAAAAGTCGGTTTTTTCACGCTTGTGCTTTATAACCATTAA